Proteins from a single region of Pangasianodon hypophthalmus isolate fPanHyp1 chromosome 7, fPanHyp1.pri, whole genome shotgun sequence:
- the sparc gene encoding SPARC, giving the protein MRVWIVFLLCLAGKALAAPAEEEPVIDEQVEVGSNPVQVETGEFDEAIEVVEDVAAENPCLNHHCKKGKVCELDDNNEPLCVCQDPLTCPAPVGEFEHVCGTDNKTYDSSCHFFATKCALEGTKKGHKLHLDYIGPCKYILPCLETELSEFPLRMRDWLKNVMVTLYERDEDNNLLNEKQKLRVKKIFENEKRLQAGDHSLDLLALDFEKNYNMYIFPVHWQFGQLDQHPSDGFLSHTELAPLRAPLIPMEHCTTSFFEACDADQDKYIALEEWASCFGIKEQDVDKDLII; this is encoded by the exons ATGAGGGTGTGGATCGTCTTCCTTTTGTGCCTTGCTGGAAAGGCCCTGGCTGCCCCA GCCGAAGAGGAGCCAGTCATTGATGAG CAGGTAGAAGTAGGATCCAATCCAGTTCAAGTGGAGACCGGCGAGTTCGATGAAGCCATTGAGGTTGTGGAGGATGTTGCTGCAGAGA ACCCCTGCCTCAACCATCACTGCAAGAAGGGCAAGGTGTGTGAGCTTGATGACAACAACGagcccctgtgtgtgtgccaggATCCCCTGACATGCCCTGCCCCAGTAGGAGAGTTTGAGCAT GTCTGTGGCACTGACAACAAGACCTATGACTCCTCCTGCCACTTCTTTGCCACAAAGTGTGCTCTGGAGGGCACCAAGAAGGGCCACAAGCTGCACCTGGACTACATTGGACCCTGCAAAT ACATCCTTCCATGCCTGGAGACCGAGCTGAGTGAGTTCCCCCTGCGTATGAGGGACTGGCTGAAGAACGTCATGGTCACTCTGTACGAGCGTGATGAGGACAACAATCTGCTGAACGAGAAACAGAAGCTGAGG GTGAAGAAGATCTTTGAGAATGAGAAGCGTCTGCAGGCTGGTGACCACTCTCTGGATCTGCTGGCCCTGGACTTTGAGAAGAACTACAACATGTACATCTTCCCTGTGCACTGGCAGTTCGGCCAGCTTGACCAGCACCCCTCTGACGG CTTTCTGTCCCACACTGAGCTGGCCCCTCTGCGTGCCCCTCTCATTCCCATGGAGCACTGCACCACCAGCTTCTTCGAGGCATGTGATGCTGACCAGGACAAGTACATCGCTCTGGAGGAGTGGGCCAGCTGCTTTGGCATTAAAGAGC agGATGTCGACAAGGACCTTATCATCTAA
- the g3bp1 gene encoding ras GTPase-activating protein-binding protein 1 isoform X2, whose translation MVMEKPSAQLVGREFVRQYYTLLNQAPDYLHRFYGKNSSYVHGGLDNNGKPAEAVYGQSEIHKKVMALSFRDCHTKIRHVDAHATLNEGVVVQVMGELSNNMQPMRKFMQTFVLAPEGTVANKFYVHNDIFRYQDEVFGDSDSEPPEESEEEVEELEERVNSPEVQQEEAAAFYEQSPCVEPEAPQEEVSVTPEPQPEPEPEMEPEAAAVELKQDSASQAEPLTVEKSPRAPPSPTPAESAATIPDENRPFSWALVTSKNLPQGGVVPASGIPPHVVKAPANQPRVEVKPEPQTTVQRPQRDQRPREQRPGPLPAQRAPRPGVREGESGEPEVRRVVRYPDSQQLFVGNVPHDVDRAELKEFFEQYGTVLELRINSGGKLPNFGFVVFDDSEPVQKILSNRPIKLRGDVRLNVEEKKTRSAREGERHIRPRGPGGPRDRIGGPRGPPPRGGMAQKPSFGAGRGAGSSEGRYAGQRQ comes from the exons ATGGTGATGGAGAAGCCAAGTGCCCAGCTTGTCGGGCGAGAGTTTGTCCGACAGTATTACACCCTTCTGAACCAGGCTCCTGACTACCTGCACAG GTTTTATGGCAAGAATTCTTCCTATGTGCATGGTGGTTTGGACAACAACGGCAAACCCGCAGAGGCTGTCTATGGCCAGTCG GAAATTCATAAAAAGGTGATGGCTCTGAGCTTCCGTGACTGTCACACCAAAATCAGGCACGTCGATGCTCATGCCACTCTGAACGAGGGGGTTGTGGTGCAGGTGATGGGAGAGCTGTCCAACAACATGCAGCCCATGAGGAAGTTCATGCAGACCTTTGTGTTGGCCCCAGAG GGCACTGTTGCAAACAAGTTCTATGTACACAATGACATCTTCCGCTATCAGGATGAAGTCTTTGGGGACTCAGACTCTGAACCTCCTGAGG AGTCTGAAGAGGAAGtagaggagctggaggagagaGTGAACTCGCCTGAGGTGCAGCAGGAAGAGGCGGCTGCGTTCTACGAACAGAGTCCTTG TGTGGAGCCAGAGGCTCCTCAGGAGGAGGTGTCTGTAACCCCAGAGCCCCAGCCTGAACCCGAGCCTGAGATGGAGCCTGAGGCAGCTGCCGTGGAGCTGAAACAGGATTCAGCAAGCCAGGCTGAGCCCCTTACTGTGGAGAAAAGCCCAAGAGCTCCTCCCTCACCTACCCCCGCTGAGTCTGCAGCCACCATACCAGACGAAAACCGG ccTTTCTCATGGGCTTTAGTCACCAGTAAGAATCTCCCCCAGGGAGGAGTGGTGCCAGCTTCAGGAATCCCCCCTCACGTAGTCAAAGCTCCAGCAAATCAG CCCAGAGTTGAAGTAAAACCAGAACCCCAGACCACAGTACAGAGACCTCAGAGAGACCAGAGACCACGTGAACAAAGACCAGGACCCCTTCCAGCACAGAGAGCTCCAAGACCAGGAG TGCGGGAAGGAGAGAGTGGAGAGCCTGAGGTGAGGCGGGTGGTCCGGTATCCTGACAGCCAGCAGCTCTTCGTAGGAAACGTGCCACATGATGTGGACAGGGCTGAGCTGAAAGAGTTCTTTGAAC AATACGGAACAGTACTGGAGTTGAGGATCAACAGTGGTGGCAAGCTCCCCAACTTTGGATTTGTGGTTTTCGATGATTCTGAACCTGTACAGAAGATCCTGAGCAATCGG CCCATTAAGCTACGGGGAGACGTTCGTCTGAAtgtggaggaaaagaaaacGCGTTCAGCACGTGAAGGAGAAAGGCACATCCGTCCCAGAGGCCCAGGAGGACCACGGGACAGGATAGGAGGTCCGAGGGGGCCGCCTCCTCGAGGGGGCATGGCTCAGAAGCCAAGTTTTGGTGCCGGGCGTGGTGCAGGCTCCAGCGAGGGGCGTTATGCGGGGCAACGCCAGTGA
- the g3bp1 gene encoding ras GTPase-activating protein-binding protein 1 isoform X1 — MVMEKPSAQLVGREFVRQYYTLLNQAPDYLHRFYGKNSSYVHGGLDNNGKPAEAVYGQSEIHKKVMALSFRDCHTKIRHVDAHATLNEGVVVQVMGELSNNMQPMRKFMQTFVLAPEGTVANKFYVHNDIFRYQDEVFGDSDSEPPEESEEEVEELEERVNSPEVQQEEAAAFYEQSPCVEPEAPQEEVSVTPEPQPEPEPEMEPEAAAVELKQDSASQAEPLTVEKSPRAPPSPTPAESAATIPDENRPFSWALVTSKNLPQGGVVPASGIPPHVVKAPANQQPRVEVKPEPQTTVQRPQRDQRPREQRPGPLPAQRAPRPGVREGESGEPEVRRVVRYPDSQQLFVGNVPHDVDRAELKEFFEQYGTVLELRINSGGKLPNFGFVVFDDSEPVQKILSNRPIKLRGDVRLNVEEKKTRSAREGERHIRPRGPGGPRDRIGGPRGPPPRGGMAQKPSFGAGRGAGSSEGRYAGQRQ; from the exons ATGGTGATGGAGAAGCCAAGTGCCCAGCTTGTCGGGCGAGAGTTTGTCCGACAGTATTACACCCTTCTGAACCAGGCTCCTGACTACCTGCACAG GTTTTATGGCAAGAATTCTTCCTATGTGCATGGTGGTTTGGACAACAACGGCAAACCCGCAGAGGCTGTCTATGGCCAGTCG GAAATTCATAAAAAGGTGATGGCTCTGAGCTTCCGTGACTGTCACACCAAAATCAGGCACGTCGATGCTCATGCCACTCTGAACGAGGGGGTTGTGGTGCAGGTGATGGGAGAGCTGTCCAACAACATGCAGCCCATGAGGAAGTTCATGCAGACCTTTGTGTTGGCCCCAGAG GGCACTGTTGCAAACAAGTTCTATGTACACAATGACATCTTCCGCTATCAGGATGAAGTCTTTGGGGACTCAGACTCTGAACCTCCTGAGG AGTCTGAAGAGGAAGtagaggagctggaggagagaGTGAACTCGCCTGAGGTGCAGCAGGAAGAGGCGGCTGCGTTCTACGAACAGAGTCCTTG TGTGGAGCCAGAGGCTCCTCAGGAGGAGGTGTCTGTAACCCCAGAGCCCCAGCCTGAACCCGAGCCTGAGATGGAGCCTGAGGCAGCTGCCGTGGAGCTGAAACAGGATTCAGCAAGCCAGGCTGAGCCCCTTACTGTGGAGAAAAGCCCAAGAGCTCCTCCCTCACCTACCCCCGCTGAGTCTGCAGCCACCATACCAGACGAAAACCGG ccTTTCTCATGGGCTTTAGTCACCAGTAAGAATCTCCCCCAGGGAGGAGTGGTGCCAGCTTCAGGAATCCCCCCTCACGTAGTCAAAGCTCCAGCAAATCAG CAGCCCAGAGTTGAAGTAAAACCAGAACCCCAGACCACAGTACAGAGACCTCAGAGAGACCAGAGACCACGTGAACAAAGACCAGGACCCCTTCCAGCACAGAGAGCTCCAAGACCAGGAG TGCGGGAAGGAGAGAGTGGAGAGCCTGAGGTGAGGCGGGTGGTCCGGTATCCTGACAGCCAGCAGCTCTTCGTAGGAAACGTGCCACATGATGTGGACAGGGCTGAGCTGAAAGAGTTCTTTGAAC AATACGGAACAGTACTGGAGTTGAGGATCAACAGTGGTGGCAAGCTCCCCAACTTTGGATTTGTGGTTTTCGATGATTCTGAACCTGTACAGAAGATCCTGAGCAATCGG CCCATTAAGCTACGGGGAGACGTTCGTCTGAAtgtggaggaaaagaaaacGCGTTCAGCACGTGAAGGAGAAAGGCACATCCGTCCCAGAGGCCCAGGAGGACCACGGGACAGGATAGGAGGTCCGAGGGGGCCGCCTCCTCGAGGGGGCATGGCTCAGAAGCCAAGTTTTGGTGCCGGGCGTGGTGCAGGCTCCAGCGAGGGGCGTTATGCGGGGCAACGCCAGTGA
- the g3bp1 gene encoding ras GTPase-activating protein-binding protein 1 isoform X3 — protein MVMEKPSAQLVGREFVRQYYTLLNQAPDYLHRFYGKNSSYVHGGLDNNGKPAEAVYGQSEIHKKVMALSFRDCHTKIRHVDAHATLNEGVVVQVMGELSNNMQPMRKFMQTFVLAPEGTVANKFYVHNDIFRYQDEVFGDSDSEPPEESEEEVEELEERVNSPEVQQEEAAAFYEQSPCVEPEAPQEEVSVTPEPQPEPEPEMEPEAAAVELKQDSASQAEPLTVEKSPRAPPSPTPAESAATIPDENRQPRVEVKPEPQTTVQRPQRDQRPREQRPGPLPAQRAPRPGVREGESGEPEVRRVVRYPDSQQLFVGNVPHDVDRAELKEFFEQYGTVLELRINSGGKLPNFGFVVFDDSEPVQKILSNRPIKLRGDVRLNVEEKKTRSAREGERHIRPRGPGGPRDRIGGPRGPPPRGGMAQKPSFGAGRGAGSSEGRYAGQRQ, from the exons ATGGTGATGGAGAAGCCAAGTGCCCAGCTTGTCGGGCGAGAGTTTGTCCGACAGTATTACACCCTTCTGAACCAGGCTCCTGACTACCTGCACAG GTTTTATGGCAAGAATTCTTCCTATGTGCATGGTGGTTTGGACAACAACGGCAAACCCGCAGAGGCTGTCTATGGCCAGTCG GAAATTCATAAAAAGGTGATGGCTCTGAGCTTCCGTGACTGTCACACCAAAATCAGGCACGTCGATGCTCATGCCACTCTGAACGAGGGGGTTGTGGTGCAGGTGATGGGAGAGCTGTCCAACAACATGCAGCCCATGAGGAAGTTCATGCAGACCTTTGTGTTGGCCCCAGAG GGCACTGTTGCAAACAAGTTCTATGTACACAATGACATCTTCCGCTATCAGGATGAAGTCTTTGGGGACTCAGACTCTGAACCTCCTGAGG AGTCTGAAGAGGAAGtagaggagctggaggagagaGTGAACTCGCCTGAGGTGCAGCAGGAAGAGGCGGCTGCGTTCTACGAACAGAGTCCTTG TGTGGAGCCAGAGGCTCCTCAGGAGGAGGTGTCTGTAACCCCAGAGCCCCAGCCTGAACCCGAGCCTGAGATGGAGCCTGAGGCAGCTGCCGTGGAGCTGAAACAGGATTCAGCAAGCCAGGCTGAGCCCCTTACTGTGGAGAAAAGCCCAAGAGCTCCTCCCTCACCTACCCCCGCTGAGTCTGCAGCCACCATACCAGACGAAAACCGG CAGCCCAGAGTTGAAGTAAAACCAGAACCCCAGACCACAGTACAGAGACCTCAGAGAGACCAGAGACCACGTGAACAAAGACCAGGACCCCTTCCAGCACAGAGAGCTCCAAGACCAGGAG TGCGGGAAGGAGAGAGTGGAGAGCCTGAGGTGAGGCGGGTGGTCCGGTATCCTGACAGCCAGCAGCTCTTCGTAGGAAACGTGCCACATGATGTGGACAGGGCTGAGCTGAAAGAGTTCTTTGAAC AATACGGAACAGTACTGGAGTTGAGGATCAACAGTGGTGGCAAGCTCCCCAACTTTGGATTTGTGGTTTTCGATGATTCTGAACCTGTACAGAAGATCCTGAGCAATCGG CCCATTAAGCTACGGGGAGACGTTCGTCTGAAtgtggaggaaaagaaaacGCGTTCAGCACGTGAAGGAGAAAGGCACATCCGTCCCAGAGGCCCAGGAGGACCACGGGACAGGATAGGAGGTCCGAGGGGGCCGCCTCCTCGAGGGGGCATGGCTCAGAAGCCAAGTTTTGGTGCCGGGCGTGGTGCAGGCTCCAGCGAGGGGCGTTATGCGGGGCAACGCCAGTGA
- the g3bp1 gene encoding ras GTPase-activating protein-binding protein 1 isoform X4, with amino-acid sequence MVMEKPSAQLVGREFVRQYYTLLNQAPDYLHRFYGKNSSYVHGGLDNNGKPAEAVYGQSEIHKKVMALSFRDCHTKIRHVDAHATLNEGVVVQVMGELSNNMQPMRKFMQTFVLAPEGTVANKFYVHNDIFRYQDEVFGDSDSEPPEESEEEVEELEERVNSPEVQQEEAAAFYEQSPCVEPEAPQEEVSVTPEPQPEPEPEMEPEAAAVELKQDSASQAEPLTVEKSPRAPPSPTPAESAATIPDENRPRVEVKPEPQTTVQRPQRDQRPREQRPGPLPAQRAPRPGVREGESGEPEVRRVVRYPDSQQLFVGNVPHDVDRAELKEFFEQYGTVLELRINSGGKLPNFGFVVFDDSEPVQKILSNRPIKLRGDVRLNVEEKKTRSAREGERHIRPRGPGGPRDRIGGPRGPPPRGGMAQKPSFGAGRGAGSSEGRYAGQRQ; translated from the exons ATGGTGATGGAGAAGCCAAGTGCCCAGCTTGTCGGGCGAGAGTTTGTCCGACAGTATTACACCCTTCTGAACCAGGCTCCTGACTACCTGCACAG GTTTTATGGCAAGAATTCTTCCTATGTGCATGGTGGTTTGGACAACAACGGCAAACCCGCAGAGGCTGTCTATGGCCAGTCG GAAATTCATAAAAAGGTGATGGCTCTGAGCTTCCGTGACTGTCACACCAAAATCAGGCACGTCGATGCTCATGCCACTCTGAACGAGGGGGTTGTGGTGCAGGTGATGGGAGAGCTGTCCAACAACATGCAGCCCATGAGGAAGTTCATGCAGACCTTTGTGTTGGCCCCAGAG GGCACTGTTGCAAACAAGTTCTATGTACACAATGACATCTTCCGCTATCAGGATGAAGTCTTTGGGGACTCAGACTCTGAACCTCCTGAGG AGTCTGAAGAGGAAGtagaggagctggaggagagaGTGAACTCGCCTGAGGTGCAGCAGGAAGAGGCGGCTGCGTTCTACGAACAGAGTCCTTG TGTGGAGCCAGAGGCTCCTCAGGAGGAGGTGTCTGTAACCCCAGAGCCCCAGCCTGAACCCGAGCCTGAGATGGAGCCTGAGGCAGCTGCCGTGGAGCTGAAACAGGATTCAGCAAGCCAGGCTGAGCCCCTTACTGTGGAGAAAAGCCCAAGAGCTCCTCCCTCACCTACCCCCGCTGAGTCTGCAGCCACCATACCAGACGAAAACCGG CCCAGAGTTGAAGTAAAACCAGAACCCCAGACCACAGTACAGAGACCTCAGAGAGACCAGAGACCACGTGAACAAAGACCAGGACCCCTTCCAGCACAGAGAGCTCCAAGACCAGGAG TGCGGGAAGGAGAGAGTGGAGAGCCTGAGGTGAGGCGGGTGGTCCGGTATCCTGACAGCCAGCAGCTCTTCGTAGGAAACGTGCCACATGATGTGGACAGGGCTGAGCTGAAAGAGTTCTTTGAAC AATACGGAACAGTACTGGAGTTGAGGATCAACAGTGGTGGCAAGCTCCCCAACTTTGGATTTGTGGTTTTCGATGATTCTGAACCTGTACAGAAGATCCTGAGCAATCGG CCCATTAAGCTACGGGGAGACGTTCGTCTGAAtgtggaggaaaagaaaacGCGTTCAGCACGTGAAGGAGAAAGGCACATCCGTCCCAGAGGCCCAGGAGGACCACGGGACAGGATAGGAGGTCCGAGGGGGCCGCCTCCTCGAGGGGGCATGGCTCAGAAGCCAAGTTTTGGTGCCGGGCGTGGTGCAGGCTCCAGCGAGGGGCGTTATGCGGGGCAACGCCAGTGA